GCCCGTTCGCCCCGCCCACCGCCCGCGACCCCGAGGGATTCCCGATCTTGCCGGCGAGTTCGGCGTACGAGACCGTCTCTCCATAAGGCACCTTCGCCAGCGCCTTCCAGACCTTCTCCTGGAACGGGGTCCCGCTGATGACGAGCGGCAGTTCGAAGCCCTGCGAGCGACCGTCGAAGTAGGCGTCGAGCTGCCGCCGAGCCTCGTCCAGGATCGGCGAGCCCCCTGCTTCCAGTTGGGCCTCGGCGAGCCGGGGATCGGCCGATCCCCGGAGCATGTGGAGACCGCTGATGCGGTCGCCCCGAGACTCCAGGAGCAGATCCCCGATCGGGCTGGCGTAACGGATGTGTCGAGACGTCTCGGTCATGGAGAGGCTCCGCGATTCGCTCGCTCAGGGTCGCTTGGCCGTCGATCGCCGCTGATACGCCTGAGAGTGGACGGCGCGGGCGGCGGCGACGAGTTCGGGATAGGCCAGGTCGGCGACGTTCAGGAATCCAATG
The Paludisphaera rhizosphaerae DNA segment above includes these coding regions:
- a CDS encoding methylated-DNA--[protein]-cysteine S-methyltransferase, with the translated sequence MTETSRHIRYASPIGDLLLESRGDRISGLHMLRGSADPRLAEAQLEAGGSPILDEARRQLDAYFDGRSQGFELPLVISGTPFQEKVWKALAKVPYGETVSYAELAGKIGNPSGSRAVGGANGRNCIAIVIPCHRVIAAGGRLGGFGGGLDRKLWLLQHEAHVLGREVPAAWADAAAPVKAQPVPAMPRPRG